In Papio anubis isolate 15944 chromosome 20, Panubis1.0, whole genome shotgun sequence, a single window of DNA contains:
- the PVR gene encoding poliovirus receptor: MEETHVSQLTWSRHGESGSMAVFHQTQGPNYSEPKRLEFVAARLGTELRDASLRMFGLRVEDEGNYTCLFVTFPQGSRSVDIWLRVLAKPQNTAEVQKVQLTGKPVPVARCVSTGGRPPAHITWHSDLGGMPNTSQAPGFLSGTVTVTSLWILVPSSQVDGKSVTCKVEHESFEKPQLLTVNLTVYYPRGIHLCGYDNNWYLSQNGATLTLAAAWQQKPTGYSWSLTMGPLPPFAVAQGAQLLIRPVDKPINTTFICNVTNALGARQAELTVQVKEGPPSEHSGMSSNIIIFLILGIVILLTLLGIGLYFYRSRYSCEFLWHHHLSPSSEHHQSCHN; encoded by the exons ATGGAGGAGACTCACGTGTCACAGCTGACTTGGTCGCGGCATGGTGAATCCGGCAGCATGGCCGTCTTCCACCAAACGCAGGGCCCCAACTATTCGGAGCCCAAACGGCTGGAATTCGTGGCCGCCAGACTGGGCACAGAACTGCGGGATGCCTCACTGAGGATGTTCGGGTTGCGCGTCGAGGATGAAGGCAACTACACCTGCCTGTTCGTCACGTtcccacagggcagcaggagcgTGGATATCTGGCTCCGAGTGCTTG CCAAGCCCCAGAACACAGCTGAGGTTCAGAAGGTCCAGCTCACTGGAAAGCCGGTGCCCGTGGCCCGCTGCGTCTCCACAGGGGGTCGCCCGCCGGCCCACATCACCTGGCACTCAGACCTGGGCGGGATGCCCAATACCAGCCAGGCGCCAGGGTTCCTGTCTGGCACAGTCACTGTCACCAGCCTCTGGATTTTGGTGCCCTCAAGCCAGGTGGACGGCAAGAGTGTGACCTGCAAGGTGGAGCACGAGAGCTTTGAGAAGCCTCAGCTGCTGACTGTGAACCTCACCGTCTACT ACCCCAGAGGTATCCATCTCTGTGGCTATGATAACAACTGGTACCTCAGCCAGAATGGGGCCACCCTGACCTTAGCGGCTGCTTGGCAGCAGAAACCCACAGGCTACAGCTGGAGCCT GACCATGGGTCCCCTGCCACCCTTCGCTGTGGCCCAGGGCGCCCAGCTCCTGATCCGTCCTGTGGACAAACCAATCAACACAACTTTCATCTGCAACGTCACCAATGCCCTAGGAGCTCGCCAGGCAGAACTGACCGTCCAGGTCAAAG aGGGACCTCCCAGTGAGCACTCAGGCATGTCCAGTAACATCATCATCTTCCTGATTCTGGGAATCGTGATTCTTCTGACCCTCCTGGGGATCGGGCTTTATTTCTATCGGTCCAGATATTCCTGTGAGTTCCTTTGGCACCATCATCTGTCTCCCTCGAGTGAGCATCACCAGAGCTGCCataattga
- the IGSF23 gene encoding immunoglobulin superfamily member 23 isoform X1: MIFSPEGLPGPAHTGREILGTQGSLVLRNVTAQDSGSYTVVLETSRGRRSATKQIHVKNSLQLMPLKTFPAAIRGVIQSELNYSVILQWVVTMDSEPVLSWAFNGVPCGMGEKLFIRRLSWEQLGTYMCIATNSKKQLVSEPVTISLPEPIAQPTEAEPMEPDPTLSLSGGSAIGLLVAGILGAGTLIAGMCFTIIQSLRTDRQRKGICS; encoded by the exons ATGATATTCTCCCCGGAGGGCCTCCCAGGACCTGCTCACACTGGCCGGGAGATACTGGGAACCCAAGGCAGCCTGGTCCTTAGAAACGTGACGGCCCAGGACTCGGGCAGCTACACCGTTGTGCTGGAAACCAGCAGGGGACGCAGGAGTGCAACAAAGCAGATCCATGTCAAGA ACAGCCTCCAACTAATGCCACTGAAGACATTCCCAGCTGCTATCCGGGGAGTCATCCAGAGTGAGCTCAACTATTCTGTGATCCTGCAGTGGGTGGTGACAATGGACTCTGAGCCCGTGCTGAGCTGGGCCTTCAATGGGGTGCCCTGTGGGATGGGAGAGAAGCTGTTCATCCGACGGTTGTCCTGGGAACAGCTGGGCACCTACATGTGCATAGCCACGAATAGTAAGAAACAGCTGGTCTCTGAGCCTGTGACCATCTCGCTGCCAG AACCCATTGCACAGCCCACAGAAGCAGAGCCCATGGAGCCGGACCCCACTCTGTCCCTGTCAGGAGGCTCTGCCATTGGGCTCCTTGTGGCTGGGATCCTGGGAGCCGGGACACTGATTGCAGGCATGTGTTTCACCATCATCCAGAGCCTAAG GACTGACAGGCAGAGAAAAGGAATATGCAGCTGA